The genome window TCTTCACTACCAAGCGTAATTCTGCTGTTCTCTTAACAGGGTCGATGATTTCTCCTACGTGGGCAACTTTGGCTGTAATTTCATCACTAGAATCTGTAGCGCCTACAGGCATAACCTTAGCCTCAGTGCCAATTCGAATCTGGTTGAGATCCTTTTCATAAACATCCAGCATGATCCATAGAGTTGTTAAATCGGCTATGGTAAAAAGGTTATCACGCACAGAAACAGCTTGACCTAACACAGCATTACGCTCGGTAACAGTTCCAGAAATCGGACTGCGTATCGGAAGATTCAAGGAATAGGATTTGCCAGATTCCAAACCAACTATTTCAGATTGATTCAATCCATAATTCTCCAATGCGCTTCTACTTGTCTCCAATTCTGTTTTTACAGTCTTATAGTCCATCATAGCAACTTCATATTCTTTAGCGGATGTTACTTTTTTCTCATACAATTCTTTGGCTCGTTCCGCTTGTAGAAATAAAGCTTCCTTTCGGGCAAGTGCTTTTCTATACATGGACTCCATGTCACCTAACTCAATAGATGAGATGGAAAATACAGGCTGACCTTTTTTTACATAGTCACCTTCGTTCACATGGATATGGACTAGCCTTCCTCCAACACGACTCCCTACTCTTGCAACTTTAGCGAGATCATATGAGACTGTTCCTGGAAGGTTCACTTGTTCGTAATCTCCTTCCATCTTCAATGAAACAGTTTTTATTGGATGATTTTTTAGGATATCTGCCGGTATAGTTAGTTTCTTTTGTGTGGAAGCTGCTGCCTCCAAAATAGGTTCGCCTTCAGCTTTACCTCGAGTAAAAATAAAGTAGCTGATTATCGAGAGGATCAATGCTGCGATTGCGATTTTGAATATGGTGGAATTTTTCATTCTGCGGAAACCTTTACCTTATCTGATTGGTTGTCTTGTGGACCGATGTTGCCGATGGCAGCTTTGTATTGATCGATCGCATTGTAATATAAATAAATCAATTCATAATATGTTCTAAGGACGTTTAGGAAGTTTCTTTCTGCTTCAAGAAAGGTTACCAGATTGGATGCTCCTCGAATGTAAGCAAGTCTTGATTTTTCTTGCACTTCGCGGTTTTTATTGAGAAGATCGATTTTTCTGTAATCTAACAATTGCTCTTCGCGAACAAGCAATTCCCTTTTGGTTGCAAAAATTTCTGAATTGATTTCTACTTTTTTGGATTCCAGATTGAGGGTTGCACCTTTAGCTATTTCTTCCGCTTTGTATATCTCACCTTGCTTTCTATCAAATACGGGCAAAGGAATAGATGCATAAACTCCAGAATAATTTTCCTGACCCTTATTCATGAGCTCACCACCAATGGTTAATGTTGGGAATGCTTCTCTTTTTTTGAGTTCAACGTTCTGTCTTTCTCGACTTTCTTGGTATTGTAGCGCTAAATAGTCCGGTCTTTTTTCTGGATCAAAACTATCCAATTGAACTTTCAATTCGGAAGTGGATTTAAATTCTAATTTGCCAACGAAATTGAGAACGGCTTGAGGGTTTCGAATTCCGATTAAAATTCTCAGATCCTTACCTATCCTTGCACGTTCTATTCGAGTATTCTTATATTCTCTTTCTAATTGTATCCGCTCTAGTTCAATTCTTTCATATTCAAGCCAAGAGATATCACCTTTTTCTGCACGGAATTTGGTCAGTTCGAGTAAATCTTTGTAATTCTCCAAAAATTCAGCTTGGAATTTCACAAGTTCCGTAAGATATAAATAGGACCAATAATTCTGTCTTAACCTAAGTCGAAACAATCGATCAAAGTCAGAAAATTTGGCAAGAGATACTTGAAAATCTTGGAGTGCGACTTTTTTCCTCTGAGGAATAACCCCATTCAAGTCAACTGGCTGCTGCAAAGTCATATATGTCTCAGATAGTCCAGGTCCTGAATTCCTCGACGCTCCAATGAATTGTCTCTGAAGTCCGACGATCGGATTATAATAGAGCGAAGCTGTGATCGTATCACCACGAGCTGCTCCAATATTTGTTTTTTCTTGAAGGTAGAGAGGATTGCTTTTGGTAGCAAGCTCCTCTATTTCTTCAAGACTCAGCTTTGCTATTTTTTCTTCTGCTCCTACTCCATCCAAGCTAAGAAGTTTGCTATCCTCAGCGAAAATCTTATAATTGGAAAATTGTATTATCCAGAAGAATATTAGAATATAGAAATTTGTTTTACTTAAAATGGTTGTCATAGTCTCTCATTGCAGCACCGATCACAATGAGAGCTTCTGCGCGGTCATACACTTCAGGTATTTCTACGGGGGGATTCTCATTGATAACGGGTATTGCTTTGTAAGTTAAAAAGTAATGCCTTAGTTTATTCACTAAAGTCTGTGGTAGATCTTTTAGATCACGAATTGGTGCAAAAACTGGATCATCTTTCAATATCGCAATGATCTTATCGTCAGCTTCGTTCTTGTCGATCATGCGTAGTCCACCAATGGGAATTGCGGTCAAAATAATATTTCCATGATTGATAGGATTGGAACTTAGAACACAAATATCCAATGGGTCCATATCTCCCACAATTCCAGTTCGACCCAAACGATCCATACAGCGTTTAGCAGATTCTTCCGCACAATATGTACGAGGAATAAAACCATAAAGTGAAGGAGAGTGGTTTGAATATTTCTGAGGTCTATCTACTCGAATATAACCTGATTCTTTATCAACTTCATACTTCATTGTGTCAATTGGAGTCATTTCAATGAATACGTCCATTTCCTCTGGCGCTTTCGGACCTGGATCAATTCCATGCCATGGGTGGGATACGTGTAAATTTTTGCTCATTTTTTCTTCCTTTTCTTAGTTGTTGGATTTGGTTCATCCTCTACAGGTTCAACGAAACTTTCCAGCGAAGTTTGTGAAAATCCCTTCTCAACTAAGAATTTATCTTCTAGTTCTTGCTTTTTTCTCTCTTTGGATTGCTCCAAATCAAAAGCCGCAGAAACCAAAAATTGGAAAATTAAAGGCAGGAGCAATAAGGCTAGAATTGTTGCAAACAAAACTCCACCAATTACAACCGAAGCTAGAGGTTTTTGCACTTCAGCTCCAGCGCTAGTAGCAATTGCCATCGGTAAAAATCCGATGATTGCAACAAGAACTGTCGTTATAACTGCGCGCAAACTTCCAATCGCAGACATACGAACTGCCTTTGCGATATCTTTTGTCTTCTCTAATGTAAGCTTAAGTTGGGATGCAAAAACTACTCCATTGAGAACCGAAATTCCGGCAGCAGCGATAAATCCAACACCCGCTGGAATACTGAACGGCAATCCTCGCAAAACGAGAGATAGAACTCCGCCGGCTGCAGAGAAAGGAACGAGAATAAAAACTCCCATAGCATAGTAGATATTTCCAAATGCTATAAATAACATTCCAAAAATAATCATCAAGGCAACTGGAACCACTATGGATAACCTTTGTTTGGCTCTTGTGAAGTTTTCGAACTGACCACCCCAATCTACAGAGTATCCCTCGGCAAGACTTGCTTGAATTGGTTCAGTTGCTTCAATCGACTCGTTTACAAATCCTATCATATCTCGACCTCGAACGTTTGTCTCAACAAGAATCCTTCTTTTCAAATTCTCATGATAGAGGGCTGAAGGTCCTTCTGTAAGTTCAATTTTTGCAACTTGTCCAAGTGGAACAGTTTTACCTTGGCTTGTCATAACTGGAACATTTTCTAAGACTTCCATATCACTGACATTTGCATCCAATCTGATGATAAGATCGAAACGCTTATAGCCTTCATACACCTTACCGACATTATATCCTACTCGCAATGTTTCGACGGTTGTTAGAATTTCCTCTGAAGAAACACCATACCTTGCCATTTTTGCTCGATCTGCTTTGATTTCAAGTAATGGCAAACCTAACAAACGTTGAACGCGAACATCAGCTGCACCTTCCACTCCCTTGAGAGTCTTTGCGTAGTTTTCGGCAATTTTTTTGAGTTCGTTGAGATCGTCCCCATAGATTTTGATAACAATATCTGCTTTGGATCCCGAGAGTAATGCGTTCACTTTGTTCTCTATTGGTTGCGAAATGGAAAAATAAGTTGATGGAACATTAGAAACCATTTTATCAATTATGATTGACATGAGTTCTTCACGATCATCAGTTGAAGTCCATTCTTTACGTGGCTTAAGCTTAACCATAATTGTTCCTTCCTCGGTACCAATTGGCTCCGATGCAGAATCTCCACGTCCCATTCTCGCGGTCGCCAAAGTAATCTCAGGAATTTCTAGCAGATATTTTTCCAGTTCAGAATTGAGCATTTTAGAATGGGAAAGTGCAGTAGAAGGTAAGCGTTTTAAGTCGATCTCGAGCTCTCCCTCATCAATCTTTGGCAGAAATTCTGATCCTAAAGTAGAACCGAGTCCCAGACAGAAAATGGTAACCAAAACTCCACCAAGCAAAGCTTTGTTTCTCATTCCCATCATTCGATCCAACAGTCCATCATAGAAATGGTTGAGCTTCTCCCAATACGCTGGTTCTTTGAAGTTTGGTTCTTTATAAATAAAGCTTAAAAGTGCTGGAAAAGTAGTTAGCGAATACAATAGAGCAGCACCTAATGCCAATGCTACGGTAATAGCCATTGGACGAAACATCCTTCCCTCAGTTCCTTCTAGCGTCATTAGAGGAAGATAGACCAATAAGATAATTGCGACCGCGAAAGTTGATGCGCGTGCAACTTTTTGACAAGATCTTAAAATTATATCTTCTGTGAGAAGGTTTAAATCTTGTTTGGTTTTCTGAAGATCAAGAGCTGTTCTCTGCAATATAAAACCATGCAGAACCGATTCAAGCATTACAATGGACCCATCAACCAATAGTCCAAAGTCTAACGCTCCCAAGCTCATCAAATTACCCACAACACCAAAAATATTCATAAATATTGTTGCAGTGAGCATGGACATAGGAATTGCAAATGCTACTGCAAAAGCACCCTTAAGACTTCCTAATGTAAAAATGAGAATAATCAAAACAAGGACAGCCGCTTCTACGAGGTTTGTAAAAACCGTAGTCAAAGTCCGAGAAATAAATTCACTTCGATCATAGAAAGATTGAATTACCATTCCTTCAGGAAGTTTTGCTCGGATTTCTTCAACT of Leptospira sp. GIMC2001 contains these proteins:
- a CDS encoding efflux RND transporter permease subunit, translated to MIEGIIQFSMKNRIAVLLGTAILFLVGLFNATKLSIDAVPDITNVQVSAVTASPGLSPLEVEQFITYPIELEFNGMPKVREIRSISRTGVSAVTIIFEDGTDIYFARQLVNERLKQAEELIPKGYGKPELSPISTGLGDIYEFTLSSEKHTNAELKTYLKWEVARQLRSVKGIIDVNVQGGDEKQFQIKIDPRRLQTLNLTLSHIGEALESANMNVGGGYISKGEEQIVIRGESQFKNIEEIRSVAVRTSSDGIPILLGQIATVEEGSALKFGVATQNGKGEVVALTAMMLMGENSLVVVDSVKQKVEEIRAKLPEGMVIQSFYDRSEFISRTLTTVFTNLVEAAVLVLIILIFTLGSLKGAFAVAFAIPMSMLTATIFMNIFGVVGNLMSLGALDFGLLVDGSIVMLESVLHGFILQRTALDLQKTKQDLNLLTEDIILRSCQKVARASTFAVAIILLVYLPLMTLEGTEGRMFRPMAITVALALGAALLYSLTTFPALLSFIYKEPNFKEPAYWEKLNHFYDGLLDRMMGMRNKALLGGVLVTIFCLGLGSTLGSEFLPKIDEGELEIDLKRLPSTALSHSKMLNSELEKYLLEIPEITLATARMGRGDSASEPIGTEEGTIMVKLKPRKEWTSTDDREELMSIIIDKMVSNVPSTYFSISQPIENKVNALLSGSKADIVIKIYGDDLNELKKIAENYAKTLKGVEGAADVRVQRLLGLPLLEIKADRAKMARYGVSSEEILTTVETLRVGYNVGKVYEGYKRFDLIIRLDANVSDMEVLENVPVMTSQGKTVPLGQVAKIELTEGPSALYHENLKRRILVETNVRGRDMIGFVNESIEATEPIQASLAEGYSVDWGGQFENFTRAKQRLSIVVPVALMIIFGMLFIAFGNIYYAMGVFILVPFSAAGGVLSLVLRGLPFSIPAGVGFIAAAGISVLNGVVFASQLKLTLEKTKDIAKAVRMSAIGSLRAVITTVLVAIIGFLPMAIATSAGAEVQKPLASVVIGGVLFATILALLLLPLIFQFLVSAAFDLEQSKERKKQELEDKFLVEKGFSQTSLESFVEPVEDEPNPTTKKRKKK
- a CDS encoding inorganic pyrophosphatase, with translation MSKNLHVSHPWHGIDPGPKAPEEMDVFIEMTPIDTMKYEVDKESGYIRVDRPQKYSNHSPSLYGFIPRTYCAEESAKRCMDRLGRTGIVGDMDPLDICVLSSNPINHGNIILTAIPIGGLRMIDKNEADDKIIAILKDDPVFAPIRDLKDLPQTLVNKLRHYFLTYKAIPVINENPPVEIPEVYDRAEALIVIGAAMRDYDNHFK
- a CDS encoding TolC family protein, which codes for MTTILSKTNFYILIFFWIIQFSNYKIFAEDSKLLSLDGVGAEEKIAKLSLEEIEELATKSNPLYLQEKTNIGAARGDTITASLYYNPIVGLQRQFIGASRNSGPGLSETYMTLQQPVDLNGVIPQRKKVALQDFQVSLAKFSDFDRLFRLRLRQNYWSYLYLTELVKFQAEFLENYKDLLELTKFRAEKGDISWLEYERIELERIQLEREYKNTRIERARIGKDLRILIGIRNPQAVLNFVGKLEFKSTSELKVQLDSFDPEKRPDYLALQYQESRERQNVELKKREAFPTLTIGGELMNKGQENYSGVYASIPLPVFDRKQGEIYKAEEIAKGATLNLESKKVEINSEIFATKRELLVREEQLLDYRKIDLLNKNREVQEKSRLAYIRGASNLVTFLEAERNFLNVLRTYYELIYLYYNAIDQYKAAIGNIGPQDNQSDKVKVSAE
- a CDS encoding efflux RND transporter periplasmic adaptor subunit, with amino-acid sequence MKNSTIFKIAIAALILSIISYFIFTRGKAEGEPILEAAASTQKKLTIPADILKNHPIKTVSLKMEGDYEQVNLPGTVSYDLAKVARVGSRVGGRLVHIHVNEGDYVKKGQPVFSISSIELGDMESMYRKALARKEALFLQAERAKELYEKKVTSAKEYEVAMMDYKTVKTELETSRSALENYGLNQSEIVGLESGKSYSLNLPIRSPISGTVTERNAVLGQAVSVRDNLFTIADLTTLWIMLDVYEKDLNQIRIGTEAKVMPVGATDSSDEITAKVAHVGEIIDPVKRTAELRLVVKNAKGKLRPGQSISAVVQGLVSSDEKKKFYSLPSVCVHSIEGEKIVFIRNDDGSFTAKKVETGQAVDDRIEIISGIELTDEVISDGSFLLKSEYLKI